In one window of Leifsonia sp. Root112D2 DNA:
- a CDS encoding LLM class flavin-dependent oxidoreductase, translating to MAPKRIGFLSFGHWQAIPGSQVRSAADALLQTIELAVAAEELGVDGAYVRVHHFAPQLASPFPLLAAIGARTSRIEIGTAVIDMRYENPLYMAEDAASADLISGGRLQLGISRGSPETALRGSESFGYVPADDETDADLARSHTAVFRAAIAGAGVAHANPQMTGSTGALSIQPLSPGLPDRIWWGSGTRQTAKWTGEQGMNLMSSTLLTEDTGVPFDELQAEQIAIFREAWAAAGWQREPRVSVSRSILPIVNDTDRAYFGGRGTGEESTDQVGYLDGGLARFGKSYTGEPDAIANELKSDAAVQAADTVLLTVPNQLGVDYNAHMLETILTHVAPELGWR from the coding sequence ATGGCGCCCAAGCGCATTGGTTTCCTTTCCTTCGGCCACTGGCAGGCCATCCCCGGCTCGCAGGTGCGATCCGCGGCAGATGCCCTGCTGCAGACCATCGAACTCGCTGTCGCGGCCGAGGAGCTCGGAGTCGACGGTGCCTACGTGCGCGTGCACCATTTCGCGCCGCAACTCGCCTCACCGTTCCCGCTGCTGGCGGCGATCGGCGCCCGTACCAGCCGCATAGAGATCGGCACGGCCGTCATCGACATGCGTTACGAGAATCCGCTGTATATGGCAGAGGACGCCGCGTCCGCCGATCTCATCAGCGGAGGCCGGCTGCAGCTCGGCATCAGCCGCGGTTCACCCGAAACTGCCCTGCGCGGATCCGAATCATTCGGCTATGTGCCAGCCGATGACGAGACGGATGCCGACCTCGCGCGCTCGCACACCGCCGTGTTCCGTGCCGCTATCGCGGGCGCCGGCGTTGCCCACGCCAACCCGCAAATGACGGGGTCGACGGGGGCTCTCTCGATTCAGCCGCTCTCTCCCGGCCTTCCCGATCGCATCTGGTGGGGTTCGGGCACCCGCCAGACGGCGAAGTGGACGGGCGAACAGGGCATGAACCTCATGAGTTCCACGCTGCTCACTGAAGACACCGGTGTGCCGTTCGACGAGTTGCAGGCCGAGCAGATCGCGATCTTCCGCGAGGCGTGGGCCGCGGCCGGCTGGCAGCGCGAGCCGCGCGTTTCGGTGAGTCGCAGCATCCTGCCCATCGTCAACGACACCGACCGCGCCTACTTCGGCGGACGGGGCACCGGCGAGGAGAGCACCGACCAGGTGGGTTATCTCGACGGCGGCCTCGCCCGCTTCGGCAAGAGCTATACCGGCGAACCCGACGCCATCGCGAATGAGCTGAAGTCGGATGCCGCAGTGCAGGCCGCCGACACGGTATTGCTCACCGTGCCGAACCAGCTGGGCGTCGACTACAACGCGCACATGCTGGAGACGATTCTGACGCACGTCGCACCGGAACTCGGCTGGCGCTGA
- a CDS encoding ferritin-like domain-containing protein, which translates to MAFDIDKYTATSVSVHWDDLDFEQFRTDPIPEGSLRTLRYMTDVEYHTVCYTRDLLTTPSHKEPEVSAFMTMWNREEFWHGEALAAVLAIHGITVDFDELKANRLKLGWKDRLDPIKQSVLGTLVGNDFVAVHMAWGAANELSAIAAYNRMAELEEHPVLAELLRRIAKQEARHVAFYTSQARDRLAASTRAQKFTRLALRKFWAPVGSSIMEKAEVVHVMNHLMSGPDGRKAAHKIDDSISRMPGLEGLTIVEDSLDKLGIAA; encoded by the coding sequence ATGGCATTCGACATTGACAAGTACACCGCCACCTCGGTGAGCGTGCACTGGGACGACCTCGACTTTGAGCAGTTCCGCACCGATCCGATTCCCGAAGGTTCCCTGCGCACGCTGCGCTACATGACGGATGTCGAATATCACACCGTCTGTTACACGCGCGATCTGCTCACCACGCCCTCGCACAAGGAGCCGGAGGTGAGCGCCTTCATGACGATGTGGAACCGGGAAGAGTTCTGGCACGGCGAGGCACTCGCTGCGGTGCTCGCGATTCACGGCATCACCGTCGACTTCGACGAGTTGAAGGCCAACCGGCTCAAGCTCGGGTGGAAGGATCGGCTCGACCCGATCAAGCAGTCCGTGCTCGGCACCCTCGTCGGCAACGACTTCGTCGCGGTGCACATGGCCTGGGGCGCGGCGAACGAACTCTCTGCCATTGCCGCATACAACCGCATGGCCGAGCTTGAGGAGCATCCGGTGCTGGCCGAACTGCTGCGCCGTATCGCGAAGCAGGAGGCACGACACGTCGCCTTCTACACCTCGCAGGCGCGCGATCGGCTGGCCGCCAGCACGAGGGCGCAGAAGTTCACGCGTCTGGCCCTGCGCAAGTTCTGGGCGCCGGTCGGGTCGAGCATCATGGAGAAGGCCGAGGTGGTGCACGTGATGAATCACCTGATGAGCGGGCCGGATGGGCGCAAGGCCGCGCACAAGATCGACGATTCGATCAGCCGCATGCCCGGTCTGGAGGGCCTCACCATTGTCGAGGACTCGCTCGACAAGCTGGGGATTGCCGCTTAG
- a CDS encoding HAD-IB family hydrolase gives MTDRKPVTKAATATRAKASTKAATKPLPDLGSAHILLTGGTGFLGQAVLERLLSEHPDTTISMLVRTKGSTSGEDRLRTLMRKPVFRAWRERVGEDVADAAVKRRVRVIEGALGALPALPGDLDIVIHSASTVSFDPPIDQAFASNVGGAVSIYEAIAASGSNPHVVHVSTAYVGGIRKGVVPEASLTHDADWRTEYEVAQGAHSRVEVASRQPDALRGFISAARAKHSKEGPQAVAAAAEEARIEWVRAQLVDVGRVRAESLGWTDVYTLTKAFAERAAEELWAQGGHRLSIVRPSIIESALRHPFPGWIDGFKVADPLILAYGRGILPEFPGLPDSILDVIPVDFVVNAILAVAATPPQPGEAEYFHVTSGTANPLPFHAMVRNVNEFFSANPVPQQGEGHIRVPTWKLPGGREVERRTLLAERANNGRERLIERMPSTARTRVWLAGVQQRRSDLESFRGFSDLYRAYVQSEIIFDDRRTRALHDSLPQAVRAERGFDVRDIDWDDYLQRVHIPSIMTLTRAFAVRPAARQRAAKALPKRSDVVAVFDLEGTVVDSNIVEQYLWVRSAGFRKAAWPGETLSLLASLPRYLRAEHRDRGEFIRVFLRRYSGMPVERLEKIVARGYSDTLLRHTMPAAVERIKAHREAGHRTVLVTGSIGTLVAPLAGLFDEVVASSMHERDGILTGYLAKPPLVDEARAAWLRQYADEHGLNLTQSYGYGDSHADLVWLQLLGNPHAVNPDTHLSREALKRRWTINDWKRGTRGVSRDFIESTGDIVAGANREGA, from the coding sequence ATGACCGACCGCAAGCCGGTGACAAAGGCGGCAACCGCCACCCGGGCGAAGGCCTCGACGAAGGCGGCAACGAAGCCGCTGCCCGACCTCGGTTCTGCGCACATCCTGCTCACCGGCGGTACAGGATTCCTGGGACAGGCGGTGCTTGAACGGCTGCTCTCCGAGCATCCAGACACCACCATCTCGATGCTCGTGCGCACCAAAGGCAGCACCAGTGGCGAAGACAGGCTGCGCACGCTCATGCGCAAGCCGGTTTTTCGTGCCTGGCGCGAACGCGTCGGTGAGGATGTCGCGGATGCCGCCGTCAAGCGTCGTGTGCGCGTCATCGAGGGCGCGCTCGGCGCGTTGCCGGCGCTTCCCGGCGATCTCGACATCGTGATCCACAGCGCATCCACCGTCTCGTTCGACCCGCCCATCGATCAAGCCTTCGCTTCGAACGTCGGGGGAGCGGTCAGCATCTACGAGGCCATCGCGGCGAGCGGCAGCAACCCGCACGTCGTGCATGTCTCCACGGCATATGTCGGGGGGATCCGCAAGGGCGTCGTGCCCGAAGCGAGCCTCACGCACGACGCCGACTGGCGAACCGAATACGAGGTAGCGCAGGGCGCGCACTCACGCGTCGAGGTGGCTTCGCGGCAGCCGGATGCTCTGCGCGGATTCATCAGCGCCGCCCGAGCGAAACACAGCAAGGAGGGCCCCCAGGCCGTCGCCGCCGCTGCTGAGGAGGCGCGCATCGAGTGGGTGCGTGCCCAGCTCGTCGACGTCGGGCGCGTCAGGGCGGAGAGCCTCGGCTGGACCGACGTGTACACGCTCACGAAGGCGTTCGCCGAACGCGCAGCCGAGGAGTTGTGGGCGCAGGGCGGCCACCGGCTGTCGATAGTGCGACCGTCGATCATCGAGAGCGCCCTGCGTCATCCCTTTCCCGGCTGGATCGACGGTTTCAAGGTGGCCGACCCGCTGATCCTCGCCTACGGGCGCGGGATCCTCCCCGAGTTCCCGGGGCTGCCGGACAGCATTCTCGACGTCATTCCCGTTGACTTCGTCGTGAACGCGATTCTGGCGGTGGCCGCGACGCCGCCGCAACCGGGCGAAGCGGAATACTTCCACGTGACATCCGGAACCGCCAACCCCCTGCCTTTCCATGCGATGGTGCGCAACGTCAACGAATTCTTCAGCGCCAACCCGGTGCCTCAGCAGGGCGAGGGGCACATTCGCGTTCCCACCTGGAAGCTGCCCGGTGGTCGCGAGGTCGAACGCCGAACGCTGCTCGCCGAGCGGGCGAACAACGGTCGCGAACGGCTCATCGAGCGCATGCCGTCCACGGCACGAACGCGCGTCTGGCTGGCTGGCGTTCAGCAGCGACGAAGCGACCTGGAGTCCTTTCGCGGCTTCTCGGACCTTTATCGCGCCTATGTACAGTCGGAGATCATCTTCGACGATCGGCGCACGCGGGCACTGCACGATTCCCTGCCGCAGGCCGTCAGGGCCGAACGCGGTTTCGATGTGCGCGACATCGACTGGGACGACTACCTCCAGCGCGTGCATATTCCGTCGATCATGACGCTCACCCGCGCGTTCGCCGTGCGACCGGCGGCGCGCCAACGCGCGGCGAAGGCACTGCCGAAGCGCAGCGATGTCGTCGCCGTGTTCGACCTCGAGGGAACCGTCGTCGACTCGAACATCGTCGAGCAGTACCTCTGGGTGCGCTCCGCGGGCTTCCGCAAGGCGGCATGGCCGGGGGAGACCCTGAGCCTGCTGGCATCGCTGCCCCGGTACCTGCGGGCCGAGCATCGTGACCGCGGGGAGTTCATCCGGGTGTTCCTGCGGCGCTACAGCGGGATGCCTGTCGAGAGGCTCGAGAAGATCGTCGCCCGCGGATACAGCGACACCCTGTTGCGTCACACGATGCCGGCAGCAGTGGAACGCATCAAGGCACATCGGGAGGCGGGGCACCGAACGGTGCTGGTCACCGGCTCGATCGGCACGCTCGTCGCGCCGCTCGCCGGGCTCTTCGACGAGGTCGTGGCGAGTTCCATGCACGAGCGTGACGGCATCCTGACCGGCTATCTGGCCAAGCCACCGCTCGTGGATGAAGCGAGGGCCGCCTGGCTGCGACAGTACGCCGACGAACACGGCCTGAATCTCACCCAGTCCTACGGATACGGCGACAGCCACGCCGATCTGGTCTGGCTGCAGTTGCTCGGCAACCCACACGCGGTGAATCCTGATACCCATCTGTCTCGCGAGGCGCTGAAAAGAAGATGGACCATCAACGACTGGAAACGTGGAACTCGCGGGGTCAGCCGTGATTTCATTGAAAGTACCGGTGACATCGTCGCCGGTGCGAATCGGGAAGGAGCGTAA
- a CDS encoding SDR family NAD(P)-dependent oxidoreductase, giving the protein MVTALVTGGTSGIGAAFARALAARGNDLVLVARSADRLEAMAAEIRATGRSVETISADLAVRDDVARVAARLEDAARPIDTLVNNAGFGVRALLSDADVSAHDTAMEVMCRTVLVLSGAAARAMSTRGSGTIVNVSSTAGFLAMGSYSAIKAWVTAFTESLAVELKGTGVGVTALCPGWVHTEFHERAGIRSSSIPNGMWLDSEYLVKACLRDVDKGRVISIPTLRYRLLMWMVRHAPRRAVRAVSGALSSRRRHPAAS; this is encoded by the coding sequence ATGGTTACTGCTCTCGTCACGGGAGGCACATCCGGCATCGGTGCCGCGTTCGCGCGCGCCCTCGCCGCCCGTGGAAACGATCTCGTGCTCGTCGCGCGATCGGCGGATCGACTGGAGGCGATGGCGGCCGAGATCCGCGCGACGGGCCGCTCGGTCGAGACCATCAGCGCTGATCTCGCCGTACGCGACGACGTCGCCCGCGTGGCCGCTCGCCTTGAGGACGCAGCGCGACCCATCGACACGCTGGTCAACAACGCCGGATTCGGCGTACGTGCCCTCCTGAGCGATGCGGATGTCTCGGCGCACGACACCGCCATGGAAGTCATGTGCCGAACGGTGCTGGTGCTCTCGGGTGCGGCGGCCCGAGCCATGAGCACACGGGGCAGCGGCACCATCGTGAATGTCTCCAGCACGGCCGGCTTTCTGGCGATGGGCAGCTACTCGGCCATCAAGGCGTGGGTCACGGCCTTCACCGAGAGCCTGGCGGTGGAACTCAAGGGAACAGGCGTCGGCGTGACTGCGCTGTGCCCGGGCTGGGTTCATACTGAATTTCATGAGCGCGCGGGCATCCGATCGTCCTCGATTCCAAACGGAATGTGGCTGGACTCCGAATATCTCGTCAAAGCGTGTTTGCGCGATGTGGACAAAGGCCGGGTGATCTCCATACCTACTCTTCGGTACCGACTACTCATGTGGATGGTTCGGCATGCGCCGCGCCGTGCCGTGCGTGCCGTTTCTGGCGCGCTCTCCTCACGCCGACGGCATCCGGCGGCGTCGTGA
- a CDS encoding lysophospholipid acyltransferase family protein: protein MSRAAATNQAGAEQTRPGNAVIVRDRFTSRPLAVARFIAQRVLLKPLVWSLTRVTVMHKEKLSSLEGAFVVVANHASHLDAPLIMGALPRPLARYLAAGAAGDYFFDVRWRRGLTALFFNAFPVDRGGRTSRGIKAGSLLSRGVPILIFPEGTRSRDGELGSFKPGAAALAASCSVPCVPLALVGVHIAHPRGSNWPKRGRLPVGVIFGEPMLPNPGETAIDFTARLKAEIVRLREQHTPHILGQSTSIEGAHQ from the coding sequence ATGTCGCGAGCCGCAGCAACAAACCAGGCCGGCGCCGAACAGACGCGCCCCGGCAACGCCGTCATCGTGCGGGACCGCTTCACCTCCAGGCCGCTCGCCGTGGCCCGTTTCATCGCACAACGCGTGCTGCTCAAGCCGCTCGTGTGGTCGCTCACCCGGGTCACGGTCATGCACAAGGAGAAGCTCTCCTCTCTTGAGGGCGCCTTTGTCGTCGTGGCGAATCACGCCAGTCACCTCGATGCACCGCTCATCATGGGGGCGCTGCCACGCCCGCTGGCGCGCTACCTCGCCGCCGGCGCCGCGGGTGACTATTTCTTTGACGTGCGCTGGCGTCGCGGGCTGACCGCACTGTTCTTCAATGCCTTTCCCGTCGATCGGGGCGGGCGTACATCACGCGGCATCAAGGCGGGCTCGCTTCTGTCCCGCGGCGTTCCGATACTGATCTTTCCAGAGGGAACCCGCTCCCGGGATGGCGAGCTCGGCTCGTTCAAGCCGGGTGCCGCGGCGCTCGCCGCTTCCTGCTCCGTTCCGTGCGTACCGCTCGCCCTCGTCGGCGTGCACATCGCGCATCCGCGTGGCTCCAACTGGCCCAAGCGTGGGCGCCTTCCCGTCGGGGTCATCTTCGGTGAACCGATGCTTCCGAACCCCGGCGAGACGGCCATCGACTTCACCGCACGACTCAAGGCGGAGATCGTGCGGCTGCGCGAACAGCACACACCCCATATTCTGGGTCAGTCCACTTCGATCGAAGGAGCGCATCAATGA
- a CDS encoding FAD-binding oxidoreductase has protein sequence MTDATQLTSAIDDVKHMKWWGWGVDGVGFHHHDKPGFAPFVQMAVGLDVNEPAPDPMSFDDVEVPASTASGEFVQQLERIVGEGRVSTARLDRVVHTFGKSLRDLVRVRSGRLERTPDVVVYPADEAEVQGIVDAAADADAVIIPFGGGSNIVGSLEPHAQESRTVISLDLGRLNRVIDIDEESGLARIQAGALGPDLEAQLVARGWTLGHFPDSFTHSTLGGWVATRSSGMQSDKYGDIADIARGLRVVRPGAVLVIRAIPSASTGPNVREMIVGSEGRLGVITEVTVQVHRTPQKRVVLAYLFPNWEAGLAAMHAISESDAAPSITRVSDARETGFSFATGKESKGISGLVTKGLGKYLTARGWDTDKMCLSFIGYEGSDSHVARQQKLVGRIVKKHGGIGVGKGPGVLYDQKKFDTPYLRDFLLDRGAAADVSETAAPWSRLLPLYNEVVASANRAFDEIGIKGWIMAHLSHSYHSGACLYFTFAFVHGENALAQYDVVKGAIQQAFIDAGGTISHHHGVGLEHAPWLAQDISVEGATVMQSLFDAADPNRTFNPGKITAR, from the coding sequence ATGACCGATGCCACACAGTTGACGAGCGCTATCGATGACGTCAAGCACATGAAATGGTGGGGCTGGGGCGTAGACGGCGTCGGCTTTCACCACCATGACAAGCCCGGCTTCGCGCCGTTCGTGCAGATGGCCGTTGGCCTCGACGTGAACGAGCCCGCGCCCGATCCGATGTCCTTCGACGATGTCGAGGTTCCCGCCAGCACCGCGTCAGGCGAATTCGTGCAGCAGCTCGAGCGCATCGTCGGCGAGGGGCGAGTGTCGACGGCTCGGCTCGATCGTGTGGTGCACACCTTCGGCAAGAGCCTGCGCGACCTCGTGCGCGTGCGGTCGGGACGTCTCGAACGCACCCCCGACGTCGTCGTGTATCCCGCCGATGAGGCCGAGGTACAGGGCATTGTGGATGCTGCCGCTGACGCTGACGCCGTGATCATCCCCTTCGGCGGCGGCAGCAACATCGTCGGCAGCCTGGAGCCGCACGCCCAGGAGAGCCGCACGGTCATCTCCCTGGATCTCGGCCGGTTGAACCGGGTCATCGACATCGACGAGGAGTCCGGTCTGGCCCGCATCCAGGCCGGGGCCCTGGGGCCCGATCTCGAGGCGCAGCTCGTTGCCCGGGGCTGGACACTCGGCCACTTTCCTGACAGCTTCACGCACTCCACCCTCGGCGGTTGGGTGGCCACCCGGTCCTCCGGCATGCAGTCGGACAAGTATGGCGACATCGCCGACATCGCCCGTGGCCTGAGAGTGGTACGCCCCGGCGCGGTGCTGGTCATCCGCGCCATTCCGAGCGCATCGACCGGGCCGAATGTGCGCGAGATGATCGTCGGCAGCGAGGGGCGTCTCGGTGTCATCACCGAGGTCACCGTGCAGGTGCATCGCACGCCGCAGAAGCGCGTCGTACTCGCCTACCTCTTTCCGAACTGGGAGGCGGGTCTCGCCGCGATGCACGCGATCTCAGAAAGTGACGCCGCACCATCCATCACCCGCGTTTCGGATGCCCGCGAGACCGGCTTCTCCTTTGCCACCGGCAAGGAGAGCAAAGGCATCTCGGGCCTCGTCACCAAGGGGTTGGGCAAGTACCTGACCGCACGGGGGTGGGACACCGACAAGATGTGTCTCTCCTTTATCGGCTACGAGGGCAGCGATTCCCACGTGGCCCGTCAGCAGAAGCTGGTGGGTCGCATCGTGAAGAAGCATGGCGGCATCGGCGTGGGCAAGGGCCCCGGCGTGCTCTACGACCAGAAGAAGTTCGACACCCCCTACCTGCGAGACTTTCTGCTCGATCGCGGTGCCGCGGCCGATGTCTCCGAGACCGCCGCCCCCTGGTCTCGGCTGCTGCCGCTCTACAATGAGGTCGTCGCCAGCGCGAACCGCGCCTTCGACGAAATAGGCATCAAGGGGTGGATCATGGCCCACCTCTCGCACTCCTACCACTCCGGCGCTTGCCTCTATTTCACCTTCGCCTTCGTGCACGGTGAGAATGCCCTGGCCCAGTACGACGTCGTGAAGGGTGCCATCCAGCAGGCCTTCATCGACGCGGGCGGCACGATCTCTCACCACCACGGTGTGGGCCTCGAGCACGCTCCCTGGCTGGCACAGGACATCTCCGTCGAAGGCGCGACGGTGATGCAGTCGCTGTTCGATGCCGCAGACCCCAACCGCACCTTCAATCCGGGCAAGATCACCGCGCGCTGA
- a CDS encoding MBL fold metallo-hydrolase → MNTTQSVWICVACGVERRQSATPPESCPICLDERQYVPRSGQAWTSLERLTAEGTRVLVAEVEPGLHAITTEPQVGIGQQSLLVQTDAGNLLWDPTGFVDEEGAARVRELGPVVAIVASHPHMYGAQVQWSRLLDDAPVYVAEADRDWVQRPDANIRSFVGDFELVPGLTLHTIGGHFRGSLAALWSAGAHGRGVLLAGDGIFPGPDGLSVSFLRSYPNRIPLSAAVVERIARRTLELEFDRLYGNFGGVIDGDAHAVIRRSAARYIGWVRGDFDHLT, encoded by the coding sequence GTGAACACAACCCAGAGCGTGTGGATCTGCGTGGCCTGCGGCGTTGAACGGCGCCAGAGCGCGACCCCTCCCGAAAGCTGCCCGATCTGCCTCGACGAGCGGCAGTACGTGCCGCGCTCGGGGCAGGCGTGGACCTCGCTGGAGAGGCTGACGGCGGAAGGCACGCGTGTTCTGGTTGCGGAGGTCGAGCCGGGCCTGCACGCCATCACCACCGAACCACAGGTGGGCATCGGCCAGCAGTCCCTGCTCGTGCAAACGGATGCCGGCAACCTGCTCTGGGATCCGACCGGTTTCGTCGACGAGGAGGGCGCCGCCCGCGTGCGTGAGCTCGGGCCGGTCGTGGCGATCGTGGCCAGTCATCCGCACATGTACGGGGCCCAGGTGCAGTGGTCACGGCTGCTGGACGATGCCCCCGTCTACGTTGCCGAGGCCGACCGCGACTGGGTGCAGCGACCGGATGCGAACATCCGCAGCTTCGTCGGCGACTTCGAACTCGTGCCCGGACTGACGCTGCACACCATCGGTGGTCACTTTCGAGGCAGCCTCGCCGCGTTGTGGTCGGCGGGGGCTCACGGGCGCGGCGTGCTGCTCGCAGGCGACGGAATCTTTCCGGGCCCAGACGGCCTCAGCGTGTCCTTCCTGCGCAGCTACCCGAATCGAATTCCGCTCTCGGCGGCGGTCGTCGAACGGATTGCGCGACGTACCCTCGAGTTGGAGTTCGACCGTCTGTACGGCAACTTCGGTGGCGTGATAGACGGCGACGCACACGCCGTAATTCGCCGCTCGGCCGCGCGGTATATCGGATGGGTGCGAGGCGACTTCGACCATCTGACCTGA
- a CDS encoding VOC family protein translates to MKSNGVVLSLAVEDVERSLTFYRNGLGIESAQIVLGIVAVQLPGLTLFLAAGEHFAKYAREARAEPRLPVPTATGFLSCAIETREEIDEILRSAEAAGGESFEPHVIDHVSGRTQYVGTVKDPDGHLWQFVCNVTPD, encoded by the coding sequence ATGAAGTCGAACGGTGTAGTCCTCAGTCTCGCCGTCGAGGATGTCGAGCGATCGCTCACGTTCTACCGAAACGGTCTGGGCATCGAGTCGGCCCAGATTGTGCTCGGAATCGTCGCCGTTCAACTGCCCGGGCTGACCCTCTTTTTGGCGGCGGGCGAGCACTTTGCGAAGTATGCACGCGAGGCGAGGGCCGAGCCCCGCCTTCCCGTGCCCACCGCCACCGGCTTTCTGAGCTGTGCGATAGAGACGCGGGAGGAGATAGACGAGATTCTTCGATCGGCCGAGGCCGCGGGCGGCGAGTCGTTCGAGCCGCACGTGATCGACCACGTGAGCGGGAGAACGCAGTATGTCGGTACGGTCAAAGACCCTGACGGTCATCTCTGGCAGTTCGTCTGCAACGTCACACCCGACTAA
- a CDS encoding ABC transporter permease — protein MRTDRPSVGWALLGSELAVLFRRRRTWAMLGALAAVPILIAVAVRVTSSGSGSGRGPQFLDNITHNGLFVGVTALVVSIPLFLPLTIGVVAGDTIAGEASHGTLRYLLVAPAGRVRLLLVKYLGATTFCLAATLVVVVAGTIIGIALFPVGPVALLSGDTVPVGESLMRLLLIAGYITVSLLGLSAIGLFISTLTDVPVGAMAATVVLAVASQVLDELPQLDWLHPWLFSHYWFGFADLLRQPISWGSFGDNALLQAGYLVVFGALAYGRFLSKDVLS, from the coding sequence GTGCGCACCGACCGGCCCTCGGTCGGGTGGGCCTTGCTCGGTAGCGAACTCGCCGTGCTCTTTCGGCGCCGTCGAACGTGGGCGATGCTGGGGGCGCTCGCCGCGGTGCCGATTCTCATCGCCGTTGCTGTGCGGGTGACCTCGTCGGGATCCGGTTCGGGCCGCGGGCCGCAATTTCTCGACAACATCACCCACAACGGGCTCTTCGTCGGCGTCACCGCCCTGGTGGTGTCGATTCCGCTGTTCCTGCCGCTGACGATCGGGGTTGTCGCCGGCGACACCATCGCGGGAGAGGCGAGCCATGGCACGCTGCGTTATCTGCTGGTAGCTCCCGCCGGCCGAGTGCGACTGCTGCTCGTCAAATACCTGGGTGCGACGACGTTCTGCCTTGCCGCCACGCTCGTGGTCGTCGTTGCGGGCACGATCATCGGCATCGCCCTCTTTCCCGTCGGCCCGGTAGCGCTGCTGTCCGGCGACACGGTGCCGGTCGGCGAGTCCCTCATGCGCCTGCTGCTCATCGCCGGCTACATCACGGTGTCGTTGCTGGGCCTCAGTGCCATCGGACTGTTCATCTCGACCCTGACGGATGTGCCCGTCGGGGCCATGGCCGCGACGGTCGTGCTGGCCGTTGCATCCCAGGTGCTCGACGAGCTGCCGCAACTGGACTGGCTGCATCCGTGGCTGTTCAGCCACTATTGGTTCGGCTTCGCCGACCTGCTGCGCCAGCCGATCTCGTGGGGCTCCTTCGGCGACAACGCCCTGCTGCAGGCGGGATATCTCGTGGTCTTCGGCGCCCTGGCCTACGGGCGCTTTCTCAGCAAGGATGTCTTGTCATGA
- a CDS encoding ABC transporter ATP-binding protein: MTNTPSTAELAIETHALSKRFGRHTAVDGIDLAVPRGAVFGFLGPNGSGKTTTIRMLLGLAAASEGQVRVLGHEMPRRLAEVLPRVGALVEGPAFYPFLSGAANLRRLDSAERHASSSTRRARTEEALARVGLTHAAGKKVHAYSLGMKQRLGIANALLSPRELLVLDEPTNGLDPQGTREVRSLVRSLADGGTTVFVSSHLLTEIEQMCTHAAVMSAGRLVAQGTLDELRRAGGQARLVLRTPDAARARRVLASAGLVVETIGVDETEGVGGDVFVRAALPDSDVRSESIVEALVRGGVRVRGFTVENASLEDRFVALTGEGFDIAE; this comes from the coding sequence GTGACAAACACGCCCTCGACCGCCGAACTGGCGATCGAGACACACGCCCTGAGCAAGCGGTTCGGTCGGCATACGGCTGTCGATGGCATCGACCTTGCGGTTCCCCGTGGGGCTGTCTTCGGTTTTCTCGGACCGAACGGATCGGGCAAGACCACCACCATTCGCATGCTGCTCGGCCTTGCAGCGGCCTCGGAGGGGCAGGTGCGCGTGCTCGGCCACGAGATGCCCCGGCGCCTGGCCGAGGTGCTTCCGCGCGTCGGCGCCCTCGTGGAGGGGCCGGCGTTCTACCCGTTTCTCTCCGGCGCCGCTAACCTGCGCCGACTGGATTCGGCCGAACGGCATGCGTCGAGTTCCACCCGGCGGGCGCGTACCGAGGAGGCGCTGGCCCGGGTCGGCCTCACGCATGCTGCAGGCAAGAAGGTGCACGCCTATTCGCTGGGCATGAAGCAGCGGCTCGGCATCGCCAACGCGCTGCTCTCGCCCCGCGAGTTGCTCGTTCTCGATGAGCCCACGAACGGGCTGGATCCGCAGGGCACGCGGGAGGTGCGCAGCCTGGTGCGTTCGCTTGCCGATGGTGGCACGACCGTGTTCGTCTCCAGCCATCTGCTCACCGAGATCGAGCAGATGTGCACTCACGCGGCGGTGATGAGCGCGGGGCGGCTCGTGGCGCAGGGAACCCTCGATGAACTCCGGCGAGCGGGCGGGCAGGCTCGCCTCGTGCTGCGCACACCGGATGCCGCTCGTGCGCGCCGCGTGCTCGCATCCGCCGGTCTTGTGGTTGAGACCATTGGTGTGGACGAGACCGAGGGCGTTGGCGGCGACGTGTTCGTGCGGGCCGCGCTGCCCGACTCGGATGTGCGAAGCGAATCGATCGTCGAGGCACTCGTGCGCGGCGGGGTAAGGGTTCGCGGATTCACCGTGGAGAACGCGAGTCTCGAGGATCGCTTTGTCGCGTTGACCGGCGAGGGGTTCGACATTGCCGAATGA